GGGATCCACTCACCTGTCCCTGGGCAGGCTCAGTGGCAATGTCTGAGATTGGTGTCTGGTGCCTTGCCAGCTCTTCACTCAGTACAATGTTGGGACCCTTGGTGGGGATGTCAAACACCAGCACCCGGCCCGACCATGCTCCTGCAGAACCAGTGCTCCACTGAGGGCTTCCTGATGCTCCCAGGTCTCCAGCCACCATGCTCAGCCCTCCCTCCATCCCAGAAACCTTAGTAACAAACCCACCTCTCAATGTTCCAACAGCCCCACTCCCAACATTCACGGCCCTTTTCCTATACCATCCTGACCTTCTGAACCCCTCCATGGCTTTTTGGAGTTTCTCAGACCCTCCTTCACTCCCACCCCTCTAACACTCCACAATTTCCTCAGACCTTCAGCAGCATCCTGGTCAAAGCCCACACCCCTATACCTCAGCACTCTCCAATGCCCTGCCTTTGGCCCCCTCACCCACACAGACGTAGTGGCCACTGGCAGCAATTCCTCGGGCAAACACAGCCTGCACTGAGTATGAGAGGGGAAAACGATTAGAAGTATTATCCCCCCTCGCCCCAGCAAACACTCCCTACCCCCAACCCAGTCCTGCAGGTACCTAGAGAGCCATCTCCAGCGTCCAGTGCATGCCAGTAGACCATGACGGAGCCATCAGACTCGTACATCTGGAAGACCAGGGCAAGGACGGGGTCATAACCCAGCTGACCTTTGCTGAGCTCTGTACCAACTACTCCACATACTCATGTTAACCTTAGCCTGTTTAATCCTCAAAATTACCCTGGGAGGGAGGCGctatttttatctccatttaacaagacactgaggctctgagaagttcactaaattgcccaaggtcacacaattaaTAAAAGGGCAGATATTGGAGGTGGCACTTAAGAATTGGAAAACAAGCAAGGTATGAAGATGAGAAATGAGGGGGCTAAGCATGAAACAGCTTGGAAATGTTTAGAAGTaagatcgctgggttgggaagatcccctggaggaggaaatggcaacccactccagtattcttgcctggagaatcccatggacagaggagcctggcgggctacagaccacggggtcgcagagtcggacacgactgagcgcctaagcacagcacacacactagGGGCCTTGGAGAGAAGTTAAGACTCTAGCGGGGGAGGACAGGAAGGTCCTCGTCTTACTTGTATTCCTCGATGAGAGGTGAGTACCAGCAATACTCGGAAAGGGAGGACACACCAGTGGATCTAGAGGGAGATAAATCAGAGTAAGAAGTAAAGCAGAGGACATGAGGACTCGAAAGTGTGGAAATTCAGACGGTCAGGGAAGGCCTATTCCTTCAAGTTTGGAGAGGAAGTGCCGGGTTCTAGGTAGGGCGGGGTTCAGCAACACCACTCCCAACTAACTCCACACCTCACCTGGGTGATAAGCGGGGGGCTCACTCCAGCGCCCTCCTTAGCGTGGAGTTGGCGCTGGGCCAAGGGCACACCCTCAGGAGCAGCGCTGAGTAGCTGGGCGCTGGGTCCATGGACTACTCCAAAATGAGTGAGGTTGCGGGCGGGCAGTTGCAGCACACTGAGGTTGTTGCACAGGGCGGCCGCCGAGCCTCGAAGCGGGATGGAGCGCTCCCGGCGGAACATTCTTGGGGAGAGACGGTCGATCCCAGGCGCGCGGAAAGCAGAAGACAGCCGAGATTCCTAAGGGGGCTTGGGGGTGGAATGGTGCTGACAAAAGGCACTGGGAAAGGCCCCGGCGACTGGCTCACGATGTGAATGGACGAGGGCCTCGGGGATGATGATGGGGGTTGGTGGTCACATGTGCGGGAAGGGTAACGCGGAGCTGGCGAGGGGAACCCTGGGGCTGAGTCATGAGGTGATGGGGGGAACCCCAGAGGAGGAATGGTGATGGCCCAGCACCCAGTGGCCCCAAGAGCCCGAGTCAAGGCAGGATGAAGCAGGATAGCCCCTAGGCTCTTCCTCCCTCAGCCTGGCTCCCCGAAGCCCCCGGACCAGGTCAGAGTTCACACCAGCAGCTCCGAGACTCCAGAAGCGTTCTGTCTCTCCGAATCCGCCGCCACCATAGAGACGACGCACGTACGCACAGCCGTTGGGTGGGGTGAACTACCCTAACGTGCGACGCGCGGCCGGCGCGGCTGCCAGGGCAACTGTGGGCGGGGCGAGCCTCCCTGCGGCGCGGTTGCCCAGGAGACCGATAGGCTGCAGCAGAAGCTGCGGCTGGACCGGAAAGCTGCTGGAGCCTGGGGGTTGAAGCTACAGTTGAGGCGATGGCGCACGAAGGCCCGGTGAGCTTTAGCTCAGCTGAGGGTGGCCCAGAGCGGGGTTAAGACCAGTGTCCGGAGCGGTGGGCCAGCTCTGTGCCACCCGGCATCCGCCCTTCACGCGGGCGTTCAAGATGACCGAGGAAGCCATGTCTGTGCACTAGGACGGAAAACCTACACCTGCACCACGCGCACTCACAAGCATTGTCACACTTGGAGCCTGAGGGAAGGGGGTTAAATGGGTGATGAAGAGCCCAAGAACAAGAAGTAACTTTGACAACAGTTAATGCATTTAATGAGTCTCTTATATTGAGGTACTCATTTAAATGGATAAACCAGAATTGGTCAGGCACTGGGGAGAGGGTGTTGCTAGATAGGTTTCCTTTGGAGAATTTCGGGAGGAATAAATGGATTAAACAACAATTCTGAGGCTGCACTTAAAAGTCAATTGTTTAAAAGCCAAGAAACTCTAAAATAGACTGAAGAGCATTCATGCAGTAATATCTCCAACCCCTCTGGTCAGGCCATTTCTAGGTGTAGCCATTTAGCGCGGGTGTAATGAGAACCTGGGCGTGGTTGTCTAAGGAGTCAACTCTCCTCTCCCAGCCCTACCTACCCCTGCTCTGGCCAAGCCTGAACGGGGCTGTGGACCGTTCCTTGGGCTTGCCAACAGAACTGTTCTCACTAGCAGAGAGGGGAAACGAAACTTAAGGGATTTTGAGTTCAGTGTGAGGTTTAGGAAACACCAgagttgggggagaatgaattTTGGGGAACACCATGTATGAAGCAAtagtgttgggggtggggagacaaaAGTTAGGGAAATTGTGTTGGGGGGTAAATTTTAGAAGGAATCAGCTTCAGGGAAACTGTTGTGGGGAAATTAAGAGGCTCCCAATAATTTACTAGTAAATTCGTATGTCCCTAAAATGGGTTTTGGGGAGACTAGACTTTTTTTTCAGTGGGTTTTTCTtgattataaaaggatataaagTCATAGTAGAGAACTTATAAACTGGAGAAGAGTGTAGGAAAGAAACATATACACGgtgatttccttttcttcaatACATATAGGTTTACATACCTGAGATCA
This DNA window, taken from Bubalus kerabau isolate K-KA32 ecotype Philippines breed swamp buffalo chromosome 11, PCC_UOA_SB_1v2, whole genome shotgun sequence, encodes the following:
- the WDR54 gene encoding WD repeat-containing protein 54 isoform X1; this translates as MFRRERSIPLRGSAAALCNNLSVLQLPARNLTHFGVVHGPSAQLLSAAPEGVPLAQRQLHAKEGAGVSPPLITQIHWCVLPFRVLLVLTSHRGIQMYESDGSVMVYWHALDAGDGSLVQAVFARGIAASGHYVCVGAWSGRVLVFDIPTKGPNIVLSEELARHQTPISDIATEPAQGQDRVADTVTADDSGLLCVWRSGPKFKLLTQIPGFGVPCSSVQLWQGTIAAGYGNGQVRLYEASTGTIHVQIDAHARAICALDLAPEVGKLLSAAEDTFVHIWKLSRSPEGGYIEVEHCHGECVPDTQLCGARFCDPSGSSFAVTGYDVAEILRFSSI
- the WDR54 gene encoding WD repeat-containing protein 54 isoform X2 codes for the protein MFRRERSIPLRGSAAALCNNLSVLQLPARNLTHFGVVHGPSAQLLSAAPEGVPLAQRQLHAKEGAGVSPPLITQMYESDGSVMVYWHALDAGDGSLVQAVFARGIAASGHYVCVGAWSGRVLVFDIPTKGPNIVLSEELARHQTPISDIATEPAQGQDRVADTVTADDSGLLCVWRSGPKFKLLTQIPGFGVPCSSVQLWQGTIAAGYGNGQVRLYEASTGTIHVQIDAHARAICALDLAPEVGKLLSAAEDTFVHIWKLSRSPEGGYIEVEHCHGECVPDTQLCGARFCDPSGSSFAVTGYDVAEILRFSSI